One genomic segment of Polyodon spathula isolate WHYD16114869_AA chromosome 17, ASM1765450v1, whole genome shotgun sequence includes these proteins:
- the LOC121330154 gene encoding sericin-1-like codes for MGEAGPQAASSNAEQQATTGNAGMASLSGAAVASPTDVSENSFAPDAGDGSDGSSLSGARDGSDGSSPFGAGKGSDGSCPSGVGNNSVGSSPSDVGDNSSGSSPSSSGDGIGASPISAVR; via the exons ATGGGAGAAGCGGGACCGCAGGCAGCCTCAAgcaatgcagagcaacaggcaaccacAGGCAAtgcgggcatggcatccctgagcggagcagcTGTGGCATCCCCGACTG ATGTCAGCGAGAATTCCTTTGCCCCTgatgctggagacggcagcgatggttCCTCTCTTTCTGGTGCtagagacggcagcgatggctcctctccctttggcgCTGGGAAAGGCAGCGATGGCTCCTGTCCTTCTGGCGTTGGAAACAACAGCgttggctcctctccttctgatGTTGGAGACAACAGCAgtggctcctctccctctagcTCTGGAGATGGCATTGGGGCCTCTCCAATATCTGCAGTcaggtag